A single genomic interval of Sceloporus undulatus isolate JIND9_A2432 ecotype Alabama chromosome 2, SceUnd_v1.1, whole genome shotgun sequence harbors:
- the LOC121922268 gene encoding retinol dehydrogenase 7-like isoform X2 codes for MLDFWFFRVVLTATMWFYLAVLLGLYFLRRWYRERQTVENLREKYVFITGCDSGFGNKLARQLDALGLRVLAACFTQEGAEELERLSSDRLKTTILDVSSKESVVAATEWVKGIVRSKGLWGLVNNAGIASHAAPTEWLTKDDFAEVINVNLLGLIDVTLHMLPLVRAARGRVVNVASVMGRVACFGGGYCPSKYGVEAFSDSLRRELLPFGVQVSIIEPGAFANPIVKLVEENLRATWNRIPSDIKEIYGQKYFDNYCKYFEDLTKGASKDLYLVTDCMEHALTSRYPRTRYAAGWDAKLYYIPLSYMPTLVADYVLAGLAPRPAQAV; via the exons ATGCTGGATTTCTGGTTCTTCAGAGTGG tcCTGACTGCAACCATGTGGTTCTACCTGGCTGTCCTGTTGGGGCTTTACTTCCTCCGCCGATGGTACCGGGAGAGACAGACTGTGGAGAACCTCAGGGAGAAATACGTCTTTATCACTGGTTGTGACTCTGGCTTTGGGAACAAGCTTGCCAGGCAGCTGGATGCCCTGGGCCTGCGGGTGTTGGCAGCCTGTTTCACCCAAGAAGGGGCAGAAGAGTTGGAGAGGCTGTCATCTGATCGACTGAAAACCACCATCTTAGATGTCAGCAGCAAAGAGAGTGTTGTGGCAGCAACTGAGTGGGTGAAAGGAATTGTGAGGAGCAAAG GGCTCTGGGGCTTGGTCAACAATGCAGGTATAGCTTCTCATGCAGCTCCCACTGAGTGGTTGACCAAGGATGACTTTGCAGAGGTGATAAATGTCAACCTGCTTGGACTAATTGACGTGACGTTGCACATGCTGCCCCTGGTGAGAGCTGCCAGAGGAAGGGTCGTCAATGTGGCCAGTGTCATGGGAAGAGTGGCATGCTTTGGAGGAGGTTACTGTCCCTCCAAGTATGGTGTGGAAGCTTTCTCAGACAGCCTGAG ACGAGAGCTTCTTCCTTTTGGAGTACAAGTTAGCATTATTGAACCTGGAGCTTTTGCTAATCCCATTGTCAAATTAGTAGAAGAAAATTTAAGGGCTACATGGAATCGGATACCTTCTGATATCAAAGAGATCTATGGGCAAAAGTACTTTGACAACT ACTGTAAATATTTTGAAGATCTCACTAAAGGAGCCAGCAAGGACCTCTACCTGGTCACTGACTGCATGGAGCATGCCCTGACATCCCGCTACCCTCGCACTCGCTACGCTGCAGGCTGGGATGCAAAGCTCTACTACATTCCTCTGTCTTACATGCCAACCTTAGTAGCTGACTATGTCCTGGCCGGCCTTGCCCCAAGGCCAGCCCAGGCAGTGTAG
- the LOC121922271 gene encoding 17-beta-hydroxysteroid dehydrogenase type 6-like: protein MWFYLAVLLGLYFFRRWYRERQTVENLREKYVFITGCDSGFGNKLARQLDALGLRVLAACFTADGAEELERLSSDRLKTTILDVSSKESVVAATEWVKGIVRSKGLWGLVNNAGIASHIAPTEWLTKDDFAKVIGVNLLGLIDVTLHMLPLVRAARGRVVNVASSAGRVACVGGGYCPSKYGVEAFSDSMRRELLPFGVQVSIIEPGAFANPIVKIAKESLRSTWNRVPSDIKETYGQKYFDNYCKSYEDFTKGANKNLNLVTDCMEHALTSRYPRTRYAAGWDAKFFYIPLSYMPTLVADYVLAGFAPRPAQAV, encoded by the exons ATGTGGTTCTACCTGGCTGTCCTGCTGGGGCTTTACTTTTTCCGCCGATGGTACCGGGAGAGACAGACTGTGGAGAACCTCAGAGAGAAATATGTCTTTATCACTGGCTGTGACTCTGGCTTTGGGAACAAGCTTGCCAGGCAGTTGGATGCCCTGGGCCTGCGGGTGTTGGCAGCCTGTTTCACCGCAGATGGGGCAGAAGAGTTGGAGAGGCTGTCATCTGATCGACTGAAAACCACCATCTTAGATGTCAGCAGCAAAGAGAGTGTTGTGGCAGCAACTGAGTGGGTGAAAGGAATTGTGAGGAGCAAAG GACTCTGGGGCTTGGTCAACAATGCAGGTATAGCTTCTCATATAGCTCCCACTGAGTGGCTGACCAAGGATGACTTTGCAAAGGTGATAGGTGTCAACCTGCTTGGGTTGATTGATGTGACATTGCACATGCTGCCACTGGTGAGAGCTGCCAGAGGGAGAGTCGTCAATGTGGCCAGTTCAGCAGGAAGAGTAGCATGCGTTGGAGGAGGTTACTGTCCCTCCAAGTATGGTGTGGAAGCCTTCTCTGACAGTATGAG ACGAGAGCTCCTTCCTTTTGGAGTCCAAGTTAGCATTATTGAACCTGGTGCTTTTGCTAATCCCATTGTCAAAATAGCAAAAGAAAGCTTAAGGAGTACATGGAACCGGGTACCTTCTGACATCAAAGAGACCTATGGGCAGAAGTACTTTGACAACT ACTGTAAAAGTTATGAAGATTTCACTAAAGGAGCCAACAAAAACCTCAACCTGGTCACTGACTGCATGGAACATGCCCTGACATCCCGCTACCCTCGCACTCGCTACGCTGCAGGCTGGGATGCAAAGTTCTTTTACATTCCTCTGTCTTACATGCCAACCTTAGTAGCCGACTATGTCCTGGCCGGCTTTGCCCCAAGGCCAGCACAGGCAGTGTAG
- the LOC121922268 gene encoding retinol dehydrogenase 7-like isoform X1, with protein sequence MWFYLAVLLGLYFLRRWYRERQTVENLREKYVFITGCDSGFGNKLARQLDALGLRVLAACFTQEGAEELERLSSDRLKTTILDVSSKESVVAATEWVKGIVRSKGLWGLVNNAGIASHAAPTEWLTKDDFAEVINVNLLGLIDVTLHMLPLVRAARGRVVNVASVMGRVACFGGGYCPSKYGVEAFSDSLRRELLPFGVQVSIIEPGAFANPIVKLVEENLRATWNRIPSDIKEIYGQKYFDNYCKYFEDLTKGASKDLYLVTDCMEHALTSRYPRTRYAAGWDAKLYYIPLSYMPTLVADYVLAGLAPRPAQAV encoded by the exons ATGTGGTTCTACCTGGCTGTCCTGTTGGGGCTTTACTTCCTCCGCCGATGGTACCGGGAGAGACAGACTGTGGAGAACCTCAGGGAGAAATACGTCTTTATCACTGGTTGTGACTCTGGCTTTGGGAACAAGCTTGCCAGGCAGCTGGATGCCCTGGGCCTGCGGGTGTTGGCAGCCTGTTTCACCCAAGAAGGGGCAGAAGAGTTGGAGAGGCTGTCATCTGATCGACTGAAAACCACCATCTTAGATGTCAGCAGCAAAGAGAGTGTTGTGGCAGCAACTGAGTGGGTGAAAGGAATTGTGAGGAGCAAAG GGCTCTGGGGCTTGGTCAACAATGCAGGTATAGCTTCTCATGCAGCTCCCACTGAGTGGTTGACCAAGGATGACTTTGCAGAGGTGATAAATGTCAACCTGCTTGGACTAATTGACGTGACGTTGCACATGCTGCCCCTGGTGAGAGCTGCCAGAGGAAGGGTCGTCAATGTGGCCAGTGTCATGGGAAGAGTGGCATGCTTTGGAGGAGGTTACTGTCCCTCCAAGTATGGTGTGGAAGCTTTCTCAGACAGCCTGAG ACGAGAGCTTCTTCCTTTTGGAGTACAAGTTAGCATTATTGAACCTGGAGCTTTTGCTAATCCCATTGTCAAATTAGTAGAAGAAAATTTAAGGGCTACATGGAATCGGATACCTTCTGATATCAAAGAGATCTATGGGCAAAAGTACTTTGACAACT ACTGTAAATATTTTGAAGATCTCACTAAAGGAGCCAGCAAGGACCTCTACCTGGTCACTGACTGCATGGAGCATGCCCTGACATCCCGCTACCCTCGCACTCGCTACGCTGCAGGCTGGGATGCAAAGCTCTACTACATTCCTCTGTCTTACATGCCAACCTTAGTAGCTGACTATGTCCTGGCCGGCCTTGCCCCAAGGCCAGCCCAGGCAGTGTAG